From one Amycolatopsis sp. FDAARGOS 1241 genomic stretch:
- the pheA gene encoding prephenate dehydratase: MLRIAYFGPQGTFTEQAARALAPGEDLTPYETVRLALQAVREGAADAACVPIENSVEGVVPTTLDGLSDGDPLVAVAETILPIQFSVLTRPGGGEIRTVASHPHALAQVRDWLETNLPGATVVASSSTASAAVGVLEGQYDAAVSAPVAIEHYALEELATGVVDVPDAQTRFLLVRRPGELPAPTGADRTSIVAAAANRTGALAELLAELASRGINLTRLDARPTRNNFGEYRFFIDFEGHVAEPRIIDALAALRRRCHLRFLGSHPRADQVAATIEPGAGNQEFVDAQAWVDAVLKGEGA, encoded by the coding sequence GTGTTGCGGATCGCGTATTTCGGCCCCCAGGGCACGTTCACCGAGCAGGCCGCCCGTGCGCTCGCGCCGGGCGAGGACCTGACCCCCTACGAGACCGTCCGCCTGGCGTTGCAGGCCGTGCGCGAAGGCGCGGCCGACGCGGCGTGTGTACCGATCGAGAATTCCGTCGAGGGCGTGGTGCCGACGACGCTGGACGGCCTCAGCGACGGAGATCCCTTGGTCGCCGTCGCGGAGACCATCCTGCCCATCCAGTTCAGCGTGCTGACGCGCCCGGGCGGTGGTGAGATCCGCACGGTCGCGAGCCACCCCCACGCGCTCGCGCAGGTGCGCGACTGGCTCGAGACGAACCTGCCCGGCGCGACCGTGGTGGCCTCGTCGTCCACGGCGTCGGCGGCCGTGGGGGTGCTGGAGGGCCAGTACGACGCCGCCGTGTCGGCCCCGGTCGCGATCGAGCACTACGCGCTGGAGGAGCTGGCCACGGGTGTCGTCGACGTGCCGGACGCCCAGACGCGGTTCCTGCTGGTCCGCCGTCCCGGCGAGCTGCCCGCGCCGACGGGCGCCGACCGCACGTCCATCGTCGCGGCGGCCGCCAACCGCACGGGCGCGCTGGCCGAGCTGCTCGCCGAACTGGCGAGCCGCGGCATCAACCTCACACGCCTCGACGCTCGCCCGACCCGCAACAACTTCGGCGAGTACCGCTTTTTCATCGACTTCGAAGGGCACGTCGCCGAGCCGCGCATCATCGACGCACTGGCCGCGCTGCGCCGCCGCTGCCACCTGCGTTTCCTCGGCTCGCACCCGCGCGCCGACCAAGTCGCGGCCACCATCGAGCCGGGCGCGGGCAACCAGGAGTTCGTCGACGCCCAGGCCTGGGTCGACGCCGTGCTGAAGGGCGAGGGCGCGTGA
- a CDS encoding GAF domain-containing protein, with the protein MDPTLAARALSAATEITSTALSGDDPETVLDTVVVRAAELADADLGLAMVSSDDGHVVVEAAVDTSGEGRALQGLTLPADSAAGRVARGGEPVVSDNFVVDPRTAPFVPDELRAFGPFAAAPFGSGGRVLGALTVYRLQGREPFSAGTVEMLVAFAAQAGVVLALAEGANARHRVTLYQERERIARELHDVIVQRLYGAGMQLDRVRRNMRKRFAQADGARLSDAIDQLDQTIEEIRGTVRALRSPEPRHDTGTPTDLAESARGEVRIAGELLGYPPTLELSGEFADIPAERADHIRAALREALSNVVRHSGASETRVTLTRDRDGVKLRVRDNGSGVPQGVATRGLRHLAERADTAGGKFFINSSPSLGTLVAFDLPLD; encoded by the coding sequence ATGGACCCGACACTTGCCGCGCGGGCGTTGTCCGCTGCCACCGAGATCACCAGCACCGCGTTGTCCGGGGACGATCCCGAGACGGTGCTGGACACCGTCGTGGTCCGAGCGGCCGAACTCGCCGACGCGGACCTCGGCCTGGCCATGGTCAGCTCCGACGATGGGCACGTCGTAGTCGAGGCCGCCGTCGACACCAGTGGCGAAGGCCGCGCCCTGCAGGGCCTGACGCTGCCCGCAGACTCTGCCGCGGGCCGCGTCGCGCGCGGCGGCGAACCGGTGGTGAGTGACAACTTCGTCGTGGACCCGCGGACGGCGCCGTTCGTGCCGGACGAGCTGCGGGCGTTCGGCCCGTTCGCCGCCGCGCCGTTCGGCTCGGGTGGGCGGGTGCTCGGCGCGTTGACGGTGTACCGGCTGCAAGGGCGCGAACCGTTCTCCGCGGGGACCGTGGAGATGCTCGTGGCGTTCGCCGCGCAGGCGGGTGTCGTGCTGGCGCTCGCCGAGGGCGCCAACGCTCGCCACCGCGTGACGCTCTACCAGGAGCGCGAACGCATCGCCCGCGAGCTGCACGACGTGATCGTCCAGCGCCTCTACGGCGCCGGCATGCAGCTCGACCGCGTGCGCCGCAACATGCGCAAGCGCTTCGCCCAGGCCGACGGCGCCCGGCTGTCCGACGCCATCGACCAGCTCGACCAGACCATCGAGGAGATCCGCGGCACCGTGCGGGCGCTGCGGTCTCCCGAACCCCGCCACGACACCGGCACACCGACCGACCTCGCCGAGTCCGCCCGCGGCGAAGTCCGCATCGCCGGCGAGCTGCTGGGTTACCCCCCGACCCTCGAACTGTCGGGCGAGTTCGCCGACATCCCGGCCGAACGCGCCGATCACATCCGCGCGGCGCTGCGCGAGGCACTGTCCAATGTGGTCCGCCACTCCGGCGCGAGCGAAACGCGCGTCACCCTGACCCGCGACCGCGACGGCGTGAAACTCCGCGTGCGCGACAACGGCTCAGGCGTGCCCCAAGGCGTGGCCACCCGGGGCCTGCGCCACCTCGCCGAACGCGCCGACACCGCCGGTGGGAAGTTCTTCATCAACTCCTCCCCGAGCCTCGGCACGCTCGTCGCGTTCGACCTCCCGCTGGACTAG
- a CDS encoding DUF4232 domain-containing protein: MVSTRKSLVFLAGVSASGVLLLSACGGGTTPSANSTPSSDPSSSTSATSSAPTATATSSPESSSDEAPATGQPVANGLCKAPDVTLSLGPGDSGAGSTYRPLLIKNKSGKACTIQGFPGVSYVTGDDGHQVGLPATRVGTKGAAIKLQPGQSAAADIQFAQVLNFDPAVCQPTDVRGLRIYLPQETASNFVSDPGKGCAGDKIPGFQLAVKTVRRA, translated from the coding sequence ATGGTAAGCACGAGGAAATCTCTGGTCTTTCTCGCGGGTGTGAGCGCGTCCGGTGTCCTGCTGTTGTCGGCGTGCGGCGGCGGGACCACGCCGAGCGCGAACAGCACCCCCAGCTCTGACCCGTCGTCGAGCACTTCGGCGACGTCGTCCGCGCCCACGGCCACGGCCACGTCGTCGCCGGAGTCCTCTTCGGACGAAGCGCCGGCCACCGGCCAGCCCGTCGCCAACGGGCTGTGCAAGGCGCCCGACGTCACGTTGTCCCTCGGCCCGGGCGACTCGGGCGCGGGGTCGACCTACCGGCCGTTGCTGATCAAGAACAAGAGCGGCAAGGCGTGCACGATCCAGGGCTTCCCGGGCGTCTCCTACGTGACGGGCGACGACGGGCACCAGGTGGGCCTGCCCGCGACGCGCGTGGGCACGAAGGGGGCAGCGATCAAGCTGCAGCCCGGCCAGTCGGCCGCCGCGGACATCCAGTTCGCGCAGGTGCTGAACTTCGACCCGGCCGTCTGCCAGCCGACGGACGTGCGGGGCCTGCGGATCTACCTGCCGCAGGAAACGGCGTCGAACTTCGTGTCCGACCCCGGTAAGGGGTGCGCCGGTGACAAGATCCCGGGCTTCCAGCTGGCGGTGAAGACGGTTCGGCGCGCTTGA
- a CDS encoding response regulator transcription factor, whose product MPIQVLLVDDHELVRRGLRDLLGDEADIEVVAEAGGVEEALAVAMHLEPDVAVVDVRLGDGDGITLCRELRSKPNPPACLMLTAFDDEEAMVGAIMAGASGYLLKQVRGQDVVNAVREVAAGHSLLDPVSTARVLDKLRHPPTDELADLTDRERDVLELIGQGLSNREIAERLFLAEKTVKNYVTSVLAKLGMQRRTQAAAWIARRGK is encoded by the coding sequence ATGCCGATCCAGGTGCTGCTCGTCGACGACCACGAGCTGGTCCGCCGCGGCCTGCGCGACCTCCTCGGTGACGAGGCGGACATCGAGGTGGTCGCCGAGGCCGGGGGCGTCGAGGAGGCGCTGGCCGTCGCGATGCACCTGGAGCCCGACGTGGCGGTGGTCGACGTCCGGCTCGGCGACGGCGACGGCATCACGCTGTGCCGCGAACTGCGTTCCAAGCCGAACCCGCCGGCGTGCCTCATGCTCACCGCGTTCGACGACGAGGAGGCGATGGTCGGCGCGATCATGGCTGGCGCGTCGGGCTACCTGCTGAAACAGGTCCGCGGCCAGGATGTGGTCAACGCGGTGCGCGAGGTCGCGGCCGGCCACTCGCTGCTCGACCCCGTCAGCACGGCCCGCGTGCTCGACAAGCTGCGCCACCCGCCGACGGACGAGCTCGCCGACCTCACCGACCGCGAGCGTGATGTCCTGGAACTCATCGGGCAGGGCCTGTCCAACCGCGAAATCGCCGAACGCCTCTTCCTGGCCGAAAAGACGGTCAAGAACTACGTCACTTCGGTGCTCGCCAAGCTCGGCATGCAACGCCGCACGCAAGCCGCCGCCTGGATCGCCCGCCGCGGCAAGTGA
- a CDS encoding histidine phosphatase family protein has product MRLFLIRHGQTDGNVRGALDTALPGPPLTELGREQAAALAARLADEPIVAVYASEATRAQQTAAPLAETLGLEVQVIEGVKEVDAGDLEGATDAESIQIYLRTARRWTEGDLAAAMPGGESGEQVRARMVGAADDLRAKHEPAAPDGIVALVSHGGAIRLGAEFLAANVPADLASSALIPNTGVVELEAQPDGSWRCLTWVDTPLSASASPRRRDR; this is encoded by the coding sequence GTGAGGCTGTTCCTGATCCGCCACGGCCAGACCGACGGCAACGTGCGCGGCGCGCTCGACACGGCCCTGCCCGGCCCCCCGCTCACCGAGCTCGGCCGGGAGCAGGCGGCAGCGCTGGCGGCCCGGCTCGCGGACGAGCCCATCGTCGCCGTGTACGCGTCCGAAGCCACGCGCGCGCAGCAGACGGCCGCGCCGCTGGCCGAGACGCTCGGCCTCGAGGTGCAGGTGATCGAGGGGGTGAAGGAGGTCGACGCGGGCGACCTCGAAGGCGCGACCGACGCCGAGTCGATCCAGATCTACCTGCGGACGGCCCGGCGGTGGACGGAAGGCGATCTCGCCGCGGCGATGCCGGGCGGCGAGTCGGGCGAGCAGGTGCGCGCCCGCATGGTCGGGGCCGCCGACGACCTGCGCGCCAAGCACGAGCCGGCCGCACCCGACGGAATCGTCGCGCTGGTCAGCCACGGCGGCGCCATCCGCCTCGGCGCGGAATTCCTGGCCGCCAACGTGCCCGCCGACCTCGCGAGCAGCGCACTCATCCCCAACACCGGCGTCGTCGAGCTCGAAGCGCAGCCCGACGGCTCGTGGCGCTGCCTCACGTGGGTTGACACGCCGTTGTCTGCCTCGGCTTCGCCGAGGCGGCGAGATCGCTGA
- a CDS encoding macro domain-containing protein, translated as MTAESGTHTGREDAGSPVSSRTPELVLCAVDEPLAAAWTGAVSTLRTEVGMVRVHRGSVLDVLAQAVVSPANSYGWMRGGIDAVYARAFPGIEQSVRSAVLASYGGELPIGESVVVPTGEAEPAWLISAPTMREPGERLPADTVHPYLAARAVFLQWQHGVLEEGPVREIVQTIAMPGLGTGVGGVDPATCARQVAAAWEEVFGRRRDPR; from the coding sequence GTGACCGCCGAATCGGGCACACACACCGGGCGCGAGGACGCCGGCTCGCCGGTTTCGTCCCGGACGCCGGAACTGGTGCTGTGCGCCGTCGATGAACCGCTCGCCGCCGCGTGGACCGGTGCCGTCTCCACCCTCAGGACCGAGGTCGGGATGGTTCGGGTGCACCGTGGTTCGGTGCTGGACGTCCTCGCCCAGGCGGTGGTGAGCCCCGCCAACTCCTACGGCTGGATGCGCGGCGGGATCGACGCCGTCTACGCGCGGGCGTTCCCGGGGATCGAGCAAAGCGTCCGCAGCGCAGTTCTGGCTTCATACGGCGGAGAACTGCCCATCGGCGAGTCCGTGGTCGTGCCGACGGGCGAGGCCGAACCGGCGTGGCTCATCAGCGCGCCGACGATGCGCGAGCCGGGCGAACGACTGCCCGCGGACACGGTGCACCCGTACCTCGCCGCGCGGGCGGTGTTCCTGCAATGGCAGCACGGCGTGCTCGAGGAGGGACCGGTGCGCGAGATTGTCCAGACCATTGCGATGCCGGGCCTCGGCACCGGTGTGGGCGGCGTGGACCCGGCGACGTGTGCGCGCCAGGTGGCGGCGGCGTGGGAGGAAGTCTTCGGCCGCCGCCGTGACCCTCGGTGA
- the coaA gene encoding type I pantothenate kinase: protein MPRVRELSPYVELHREQWRELRSSTPLPLTADELVRLRGLGEQIDLAEVADVYLPLSRLINLQVKARQQLYEATTTFLGEDCRGTKVPYVIGVAGSVAVGKSTTARILRTLLARWPDHPRVDLVTTDGFLYSRDELTRRGLMHRKGFPESYDRRALLRFVTEVKSGAERVSAPVYSHLAYDILPGQEQVVERPDILIMEGLNVLQPGPRLTVSDLFDFSIYVDAHTDDIERWYVERFLKLRHTAFADPASHFHHFAGLPDDEAREEARHLWRTINEPNLMENIKPTRPRATLVLRKDADHSINRVRLRKL, encoded by the coding sequence ATGCCACGGGTCCGTGAACTCAGTCCCTACGTCGAGCTTCACCGGGAACAGTGGCGAGAGCTCCGCAGCTCGACCCCCCTGCCCCTCACCGCCGACGAGCTGGTGCGGCTGCGGGGTCTCGGCGAACAAATCGATCTGGCCGAAGTGGCCGACGTCTACCTGCCGCTCTCGCGGCTGATCAACCTGCAGGTCAAAGCCCGGCAACAGCTGTACGAAGCCACCACCACGTTCCTCGGCGAGGACTGCCGCGGGACAAAGGTGCCGTACGTGATCGGCGTCGCCGGCAGCGTCGCGGTCGGCAAGTCGACCACGGCCCGCATCCTGCGCACCCTGCTCGCCCGCTGGCCCGACCACCCGCGCGTGGACCTCGTCACGACCGACGGGTTCCTGTACTCGCGCGACGAGCTCACGCGCCGCGGCCTGATGCACCGCAAGGGCTTCCCAGAGAGCTACGACCGCCGCGCGCTGCTGCGGTTCGTCACCGAGGTCAAGTCGGGGGCCGAACGAGTATCGGCGCCCGTGTACTCGCACCTCGCGTACGACATCCTGCCCGGTCAGGAGCAGGTGGTGGAGCGGCCGGACATCCTCATCATGGAGGGGCTGAACGTGCTGCAGCCCGGCCCGCGCCTGACGGTGTCGGACCTGTTCGACTTCTCGATCTACGTCGACGCGCACACCGACGACATCGAACGCTGGTACGTCGAGCGCTTCCTCAAGCTGCGCCACACGGCGTTCGCGGACCCGGCGTCGCACTTCCACCACTTCGCCGGACTGCCCGACGACGAAGCCCGCGAAGAGGCCCGGCACCTCTGGCGGACGATCAACGAGCCGAACCTCATGGAGAACATCAAGCCGACCCGCCCGCGCGCGACGCTGGTGCTTCGCAAGGACGCCGATCACTCCATCAACCGCGTGCGGCTGCGCAAGCTTTGA
- a CDS encoding sortase domain-bontaining protein: MQARLAVVAVLAVAVGTLLAAAVLKPPADVPAQDVVTTSRPAPFATRVPVSRVQTASRPAALEIPAIGVDTSTIVGLGLTPDGALERPADARTPGWFTGGPTPGERGPAVLAARDGVFGRLKDARPGEQVVVHRADHTAAVFTVYRVDHPPNPPFPTARSATPAPELRLITVDGDNVVVYARLSQAFTS; encoded by the coding sequence ATGCAGGCGCGGCTCGCCGTCGTCGCGGTGTTGGCGGTCGCCGTGGGTACGCTGCTGGCCGCCGCGGTCCTGAAGCCACCCGCGGACGTGCCGGCGCAGGACGTCGTCACCACCAGCCGCCCGGCGCCGTTCGCCACGCGCGTGCCGGTGTCGCGGGTGCAGACCGCGTCGCGCCCGGCGGCCTTGGAAATCCCGGCGATCGGCGTGGACACCAGCACGATCGTCGGCCTCGGCCTCACCCCCGACGGTGCGCTCGAACGCCCGGCGGACGCCCGCACCCCGGGCTGGTTCACCGGCGGCCCGACCCCCGGCGAACGCGGCCCCGCGGTGCTCGCCGCGCGCGACGGCGTGTTCGGCCGCCTCAAGGACGCGCGTCCCGGCGAACAGGTCGTGGTGCACCGCGCCGACCACACCGCCGCGGTGTTCACCGTCTACCGCGTCGATCACCCACCGAACCCGCCGTTCCCCACGGCGCGCAGCGCCACGCCAGCCCCGGAACTCCGCCTGATCACCGTGGACGGGGACAACGTCGTCGTGTACGCGCGGCTGAGCCAGGCGTTCACGAGCTGA
- a CDS encoding nucleotide pyrophosphohydrolase, with protein sequence MTLEDLQQRLRDFAAARDWEPFHHPKNLVMALSGEVGELISLFQWLTPDEARQYRSDATLAANVRDEIADVLLYLVQLADALDIDLLAAGNAKMDRNETRFPRVHG encoded by the coding sequence GTGACTCTCGAAGACCTGCAACAGCGCCTACGCGACTTCGCCGCCGCCCGCGACTGGGAACCGTTCCACCACCCCAAGAACCTGGTCATGGCCCTGTCCGGCGAAGTGGGCGAGCTCATCTCCCTGTTCCAGTGGCTGACCCCCGACGAGGCCCGCCAGTACCGCTCGGACGCCACCCTGGCCGCCAACGTCCGCGACGAAATCGCCGACGTCCTGCTGTACCTCGTGCAACTCGCGGACGCCCTGGACATCGACCTGCTGGCAGCGGGCAACGCGAAGATGGACCGCAACGAAACGAGGTTCCCCCGCGTGCACGGCTGA
- a CDS encoding DUF350 domain-containing protein, whose amino-acid sequence MTTSLALSDTFGSDLLRGVGAILLYGVVGLLLMFAGFYAIDWTTPGKLSQLVTRGLPNAVIVTASGLLSMAFIVVVAIFNSASDLTEGLITALVYGLLGIIVQVIAVRLLEWATRIDVGSTIESEKFAPASIVVAAAHLGLGLVVAVGIS is encoded by the coding sequence ATCACGACGTCCCTTGCGCTGTCCGACACGTTCGGCTCCGACCTGCTTCGCGGGGTCGGCGCCATCCTGTTGTACGGCGTGGTCGGCCTGCTGCTGATGTTCGCCGGCTTCTACGCGATCGACTGGACGACCCCGGGCAAGCTCTCGCAGCTGGTCACGCGCGGCCTCCCGAACGCCGTGATCGTGACCGCGTCCGGTCTGCTGTCGATGGCGTTCATCGTCGTCGTCGCGATCTTCAACTCCGCCAGCGACCTGACGGAAGGCCTGATCACCGCGCTGGTCTACGGCCTGCTCGGCATCATCGTGCAGGTGATCGCTGTGCGGCTGCTCGAGTGGGCCACCCGCATCGACGTCGGCTCGACGATCGAGAGCGAGAAGTTCGCCCCGGCGAGCATCGTGGTCGCCGCCGCGCACCTCGGCCTCGGGCTCGTGGTGGCGGTCGGGATCTCCTGA
- the tenA gene encoding thiaminase II, which yields MTAHPFNEELATGGLSRDRFKFYLVQDARYLVEFARALAAAAAKAPEPADVAFLAGAAREAIVTEREMHESYFALFELSESELAAVETSPTCLAYTSFLLATAHTRSYEELLAALLPCFWVYQHVGSGILARQSPGAANPYRAWIDTYAAEEFEATVREARDTLDRAARNAGEATREKMLAAFTRACEYEWLFWDSAYHQEGWKTATMR from the coding sequence GTGACCGCCCACCCGTTCAACGAAGAGCTCGCCACCGGCGGTTTGTCGCGCGATCGGTTCAAGTTCTACCTGGTCCAGGATGCGCGTTACCTCGTCGAGTTCGCCCGTGCGCTCGCGGCCGCGGCGGCCAAGGCGCCGGAGCCCGCCGACGTCGCGTTCCTCGCCGGCGCGGCGCGCGAGGCCATCGTCACCGAGCGGGAAATGCACGAGAGCTACTTCGCGCTGTTCGAGCTCTCCGAAAGCGAACTGGCGGCCGTCGAGACGTCGCCGACGTGCCTCGCGTACACGTCGTTCCTGCTGGCCACAGCCCACACGCGCAGCTACGAGGAGCTGCTCGCGGCGCTGCTGCCGTGCTTCTGGGTCTACCAGCACGTGGGCTCCGGCATCCTCGCGCGGCAGTCGCCCGGCGCCGCCAATCCCTACCGTGCGTGGATCGACACCTACGCCGCCGAAGAGTTCGAAGCAACCGTCCGCGAGGCCCGCGACACACTCGACCGGGCCGCTCGCAACGCCGGCGAAGCGACCCGCGAAAAGATGCTCGCCGCTTTCACCCGAGCGTGTGAGTACGAATGGCTCTTCTGGGATTCGGCTTACCACCAGGAAGGCTGGAAGACCGCCACCATGCGCTGA
- a CDS encoding metallopeptidase family protein gives MPVDMSLARFEELVSEALDQVPPKFAAAMDNVVVLVEEFNDEAPDILGLYHGIALTHRTTDYGGVLPDRISIYRRPILRMCTTEAEVVEEVLITVLHELGHHFGLDDARLHELGWG, from the coding sequence GTGCCGGTCGACATGTCGCTGGCCCGCTTCGAAGAGCTCGTCTCCGAAGCGCTCGACCAGGTGCCCCCGAAGTTCGCCGCCGCGATGGACAACGTGGTCGTGCTGGTCGAGGAGTTCAACGACGAGGCACCTGACATCCTGGGCCTCTACCACGGCATCGCCCTCACCCACCGCACCACCGACTACGGCGGTGTCCTCCCCGACCGCATCTCCATCTACCGCCGCCCGATCCTGCGGATGTGCACCACGGAAGCCGAAGTGGTCGAAGAGGTGCTCATCACCGTCCTCCACGAACTCGGCCACCACTTCGGATTGGACGACGCCCGCCTCCACGAACTCGGCTGGGGCTGA
- a CDS encoding glutathionylspermidine synthase family protein: protein MYRDRREPRRDWQRIVEDQGLVYGTPARDGAGKARPYWDESVHYVFDMDEVLSLEADVELLHSMCLEAVDNVVTTEGYRRFGIPEWVWPHIAESWKRQDPHVYGRFDLRYDGKSPAKLLEYNADTPTTLLEASVVQWHWKTDVFEKDDQWNSIHEKLVERWGEIGDKLPSNELHFTWSSADPSGEDHVTTAYLQETAAEAGLDTVGLAIEEIGWDPVLKRFVDLEEAQMSTVVKLYPWEWVVDEEFGHYAVETMPRTLWVEPLWKMLLSNKALLAVLWENYPGHPNLLPAFTDDPGLLTEYVRKPKLGREGANVQIVATGYETQTDGVYGAEGYVYQAFDPLPEFDGYRPALGAWIVGDSSAGLGIRETSGLVTDDGAAFVPHRIPQS, encoded by the coding sequence GTGTACCGGGACAGGCGAGAGCCGCGCCGTGACTGGCAGCGGATCGTCGAGGACCAGGGTCTCGTCTACGGCACGCCCGCCAGGGACGGCGCCGGCAAAGCGCGCCCGTACTGGGACGAGTCCGTGCACTACGTCTTCGACATGGACGAGGTCCTCTCGCTCGAGGCCGACGTCGAGCTCCTGCACTCGATGTGCCTCGAGGCCGTCGACAACGTCGTGACCACCGAGGGTTACCGGCGCTTCGGCATCCCGGAGTGGGTCTGGCCGCACATCGCCGAGTCGTGGAAGCGGCAGGACCCGCACGTCTACGGCCGCTTCGACCTGCGCTACGACGGCAAGTCGCCCGCGAAGCTGCTCGAGTACAACGCCGACACGCCGACGACGCTGCTCGAAGCGTCCGTGGTGCAGTGGCACTGGAAGACCGACGTCTTCGAGAAGGACGACCAGTGGAACTCCATCCACGAGAAGCTCGTCGAGCGCTGGGGCGAGATCGGGGACAAGCTGCCGTCCAACGAACTGCACTTCACGTGGTCGTCGGCCGACCCGAGCGGTGAGGACCACGTGACCACCGCGTACCTGCAGGAGACGGCCGCCGAGGCCGGGCTCGACACGGTGGGCCTGGCGATCGAGGAGATCGGCTGGGACCCGGTGCTCAAGCGGTTCGTGGACCTCGAAGAGGCGCAGATGTCCACGGTCGTGAAGCTCTACCCGTGGGAGTGGGTGGTCGACGAGGAGTTCGGCCACTACGCCGTGGAGACGATGCCGCGCACGCTGTGGGTCGAGCCGCTGTGGAAGATGCTGCTGTCGAACAAGGCGCTGCTGGCCGTGCTGTGGGAGAACTACCCCGGGCACCCGAACCTCCTGCCCGCGTTCACCGACGACCCGGGCTTGCTCACGGAGTACGTGCGCAAGCCGAAGCTGGGCCGAGAGGGCGCGAACGTGCAGATCGTGGCCACGGGCTACGAGACCCAGACCGACGGCGTCTACGGCGCCGAGGGTTACGTGTACCAGGCGTTCGACCCGCTGCCCGAGTTCGACGGCTACCGGCCGGCGCTGGGCGCGTGGATCGTCGGCGACTCCTCGGCCGGGCTGGGGATCCGCGAGACGAGCGGGCTCGTCACCGACGACGGTGCAGCCTTCGTTCCGCACCGCATTCCGCAGTCGTGA
- a CDS encoding septum formation family protein encodes MSPDAERFRPPLNPLSTRVVMAGVFLGAVIALALSVTFSWTSTLPGGAGGGEGKLTAAAEEAFHSPPGSCLTWTAPDASDVKKVACTQPHLFEVTGLVDIGAQYNAQAPFPNLDQWQQIAQTKCNGDVAPYLGHPLDPYGKLTTNLLRPTAAQWADGNRQLRCGLQWAGPGGGLQPTTGPAKSQDQSAVWDPGTCLALAGKGVGDPVPCSRPHSYEIIATIDLATHFKDGYPKQDDQDSWLDTECNKAADDYTGKADLNAKKLTLGWDLREQESWDVGSTKVNCKVAATLSDGSGFQAVTGSVKDNAGQPDPSGAPSDQGGGKSSTPPSSSGNP; translated from the coding sequence ATGTCTCCCGACGCCGAGCGGTTCCGTCCGCCCCTGAACCCCCTGAGCACCCGTGTGGTGATGGCCGGGGTGTTCCTGGGCGCCGTGATCGCGCTCGCACTCAGCGTCACGTTTTCGTGGACCAGCACGCTCCCGGGAGGCGCCGGCGGCGGCGAGGGCAAGCTGACCGCCGCGGCCGAGGAGGCCTTCCACTCGCCGCCGGGCAGCTGCCTGACCTGGACCGCCCCCGACGCGTCCGACGTCAAGAAGGTGGCCTGCACGCAGCCCCACCTGTTCGAGGTGACCGGCCTGGTCGACATCGGCGCGCAGTACAACGCGCAGGCGCCGTTCCCGAACCTCGACCAGTGGCAGCAGATCGCGCAGACGAAGTGCAACGGCGACGTCGCGCCGTACCTCGGGCACCCGCTCGACCCGTACGGCAAACTCACGACCAACCTGCTGCGCCCCACCGCCGCCCAGTGGGCCGACGGCAACCGCCAGCTGCGCTGCGGCCTGCAGTGGGCCGGCCCCGGCGGCGGCCTGCAGCCCACGACCGGGCCGGCGAAGTCGCAGGACCAATCGGCGGTGTGGGACCCGGGCACGTGCCTCGCCCTGGCCGGCAAGGGTGTCGGCGACCCGGTTCCCTGCAGCCGCCCTCACTCGTACGAGATCATCGCCACGATCGACCTGGCCACGCACTTCAAGGACGGCTACCCGAAGCAGGACGACCAGGACTCGTGGCTCGACACCGAGTGCAACAAGGCCGCGGACGACTACACGGGCAAGGCGGACCTGAACGCGAAGAAGCTGACCCTCGGCTGGGACCTGCGCGAGCAGGAGAGCTGGGACGTCGGCTCCACCAAGGTCAACTGCAAGGTCGCGGCCACCCTGTCGGACGGCAGCGGCTTCCAGGCTGTCACCGGCTCCGTCAAGGACAACGCCGGCCAGCCCGACCCCTCGGGCGCACCTTCCGACCAGGGCGGCGGCAAGAGCAGCACGCCGCCGTCGTCCAGCGGGAACCCCTGA